Proteins from a genomic interval of Thunnus thynnus chromosome 5, fThuThy2.1, whole genome shotgun sequence:
- the anln2 gene encoding anillin, actin binding protein 2 isoform X4 has product MEAAEDNNGGNNNLKRQRAPLSDFEDNLLSPSEMNDGQKRRRLETAGQENCTPKPSSSRRLAEQNMKPDTPMVPSVRSRVQQLTQRQEGGAPLAQRCLSDPGADSPSAIKVFREPLLGEGEFSQRMGRFKVPVFQASPAPTMSPANLCPLTSSNFVSGIQQKLQGIVTSSSKQASVIRQEREQELNQLHFQPISENAWLKRSNSDPSLSQQGRTPPGPSSTPSWVPRSRLRVHWPPMKPGDQVDDDAVMKDGSFTETATSGVEKQSLSTTTGERKPCDFEAPPASVELEPSNEGKLQMDLEEQNTHQGEEFREGKEDRPSVEEQQLWSHQPEAQTVLQLSFSEDQSFSKPPCGEDHNVSELSTGDKQSLLESTRTDESNVNQTSDVSKVTDHNGSEVFSLEDEMIESSHNEEEIEPSTDEELRLWRYPSDKVCKQEESIIAEDQEEGVCTKEEREEYESSRVEKEKGSGAEHHSEPSHVQDGECQMGDVSAETAGCSNTQEDVKPRSKETMKQDKKNTGCPNEDDRYQQSKQIVDSKEEDMELESDRKEEYPFIDVAQAMKETQTGYIKLEGNTEDVAQPKAETEPSEMYRNDGAHTVTAVRASDHKTGEMEMQQEAVNGRQGIVDGLTDEIHKAEGGESLKKVTFILEPKLINGSSLSETNTSMESRRETSMSDAELSSHDETNTAEIIDQMFEEVLEYAERIEDQRGDDEDTEDRDSGIGVSSRDKDKMDTESEKEKSEEEGEAKDEECDESKKLEDELLTFPPSGILSPLSKSVEAVVTPLRLEASQESNPPSLLLTPEETTTPPAESAPLYSIDAYRTQRQSKPTTIQSVTPGVQRRAPEKSRPQPSVNTKEKITALNEEAGKLQTVINQTLQALSCCTDEEHGRGSVEEAVAEKLLLVSCEKRSALLAEVDRLREERSSESSEVAGEDQEYVTQQPCRGTVSITNIQLPLKVEFVCSSNNRTGRPSHYFFVLIRYGPYNIVATPLATAADAQNGDTISFQTSVTLKDIRSTFEIDVEVYSLSHTSPINCSMDRTTTKSRVTPRKLLNTLTRSSNSLTSAALPAINSRRSSNFCLVGSHKITLASLGHSKFPLDKVPFLSPLEGNIYLKLDSESHSNVQHQGFLTMFELIGGFGVWRRGYFTLERYTMYYWNHPNDKETKEAEGSISLSSSPSQCVRPVKRDSCARPFTFELASNIPQQQDDSQEALAKCWFAADTKQERSDWMEKLNQALLDFHTWNRTSATQTESQQASASSGGNLRESIL; this is encoded by the exons ATGGAAGCTGCCGAGGACAATAATGGTGGCAACAACAACttgaagagacagagagcaccTCTGTCAGACTTTGAAGATAATCTCCTCTCACCATCAG AGATGAATGATGGCCAGAAGCGGCGGCGTCTGGAGACAGCTGGCCAGGAGAACTGTACTCCCAAACCATCCTCCTCTAGACGCCTAGCTGAGCAAAACATGAAGCCAGACACACCGATGGTTCCCTCAGTCCGCTCCCGAGTTCAGCAGCTCACCCAGAGACAAGAGG gaggaGCTCCTCTGGCTCAGCGGTGCCTGTCAGATCCTGGGGCTGATAGCCCATCAGCCATCAAGGTCTTCAGAGAGCCTCTACTTG GTGAGGGAGAGTTTAGTCAACGAATGGGGCGTTTTAAAGTGCCAGTCTTCCAGGCTAGCCCTGCGCCCACAATGAGCCCTGCCAACCTCTGTCCGCTCACCAGCTCTAACTTTGTATCTGGCATTCAGCAGAAACTCCAGGGCATTGTGACATCCAGCTCTAAGCAGGCCTCTGTAATTCGCCAG GAACGGGAGCAGGAGTTGAACCAGTTGCACTTTCAACCAATCAGTGAAAATGCCTGGCTGAAAAGGAGCAACTCTGATCCCTCATTATCTCAG CAGGGAAGGACTCCTCCTGGTCCCTCATCTACCCCCTCCTGGGTTCCTAGATCTAGACTGAGAGTTCATTGGCCTCCCATGAAGCCCGGGGAT CAGGTAGATGATGATGCTGTGATGAAGGATGGCAGCTTCACTGAAACTGCTACATCAGGTGTTGAGAAGCAATCTTTAAGTACAACAACAG GTGAAAGGAAACCTTGTGACTTTGAAGCCCCTCCAGCCTCTGTAGAGCTAGAACCTTCTAATGAAGGGAAGCTGCAAATGGATTTGGAGGAGCAGAATACTCATCAGGGTGAAGAGTTCAGGGAAGGGAAAGAGGACAGACCTTCAGTTGAAGAACAGCAGCTATGGTCCCATCAACCAGAGGCtcagactgtattgcagttgTCCTTTAGTGAGGATCAGAGTTTCTCCAAACCGCCTTGTGGTGAGGATCACAATGTTTCAGAGTTGTCTACCGGTGACAAGCAGAGCTTGCTAGAATCAACTCGTACAGATGAGTCAAATGTGAATCAAACTAGCGACGTTTCCAAGGTAACAGACCATAATGGGTCAGAGGTGTTTTCATTAGAAGATGAAATGATTGAGTCTTCACACAATGAAGAGGAGATTGAGCCCTCGACAGATGAGGAGTTAAGATTGTGGAGATATCCTTCAGACAAAGTGTGCAAGCAGGAAGAGTCTATCATAGCTGAAGACCAGGAGGAAGGTGTATGTACTAAAGAGGAGCGAGAGGAGTATGAATCATCTAGagtggaaaaagagaaaggaagtgGTGCTGAACATCACAGTGAACCCTCTCACGTCCAGGATGGTGAATGTCAAATGGGTGATGTGTCTGCTGAGACTGCTGGGTGCTCTAACACACAGGAAGATGTGAAACCCAGATCAaaagaaacaatgaaacaagacaagaaaaacacaggaTGTCCCAATGAGGATGATCGATATCAACAGTCAAAGCAGATAGTTGAtagtaaagaagaagacatgGAACTGGAGTCTGACAGGAAAGAAGAGTATCCCTTTATAGATGTAGCTCAGGCCatgaaagaaacacagacagggTACATAAAACTTGAAGGAAACACTGAAGATGTAGCACAGCCTAAGGCAGAGACTGAACCATCAGAAATGTATAGAAATGATGGAGCTCATACTGTGACCGCGGTCCGGGCGTCAGATCACAAGACTGGAGAAATGGAGATGCAGCAGGAAGCAGTAAATGGAAGGCAGGGTATTGTAGATGGGCTGACAGATGAAATTCACAAGGCGGAGGGAGGAGAAAGCTTAAAGAAAGTCACGTTTATCTTGGAGCCCAAGCTAATCAATGGCTCAAGCTTGTCTGAGACCAATACCTCCATGGAGTCCAGGAGAGAGACAAGTATGTCAG aTGCTGAACTGAGCTCTCATGATGAGACCAACACGGCTGAAATAATTGACCAGATGTTCGAGGAGGTGCTGGAATATGCTGAAAGGATAGAGGACCAAAGGGGGGATGATGAAGACACAGAGGACCGCGACAGTGGCATTGGTGTTTCCTCTAGAGACAAGGATAAAATGGATACAGAgtcagagaaggagaaaagtgAAGAAGAGGGGGAGGCCAAAGATGAAGAGTGTGATGAGAGCAAGAAGCTTGAAGATGAACTGCTGACTTTCCCTCCCAGTGgcatcctctctcctctcagcaAGTCTGTAGAGGCTGTGGTCACCCCTCTG CGACTAGAAGCCAGCCAGGAGTCCAATCCTCCATCTCTGCTCCTGACTCCAGAAGAGACCACCACCCCTCCTGCTGAATCTGCTCCTCTGTACAG TATTGATGCCTACCGCACACAAAGGCAGAGTAAGCCGACCACCATTCAGAGTGTCACTCCTGGGGTTCAGAGACGAGCTCCAGAGAAGTCCCGACCTCAACCCTCCGTCAACACCAAGGAGAAAATTACG GCTCTAAATGAAGAAGCAGGGAAGCTGCAGACTGTGATCAACCAGACCCTGCAGGCTCTGAGCTGCTGTACTGACGAGGAGCACGGACGAGGCTCAGTGGAGGAGGCTGTGGCTGAAAAACTACTGCTAGTCTCCT gtgagAAACGATCAGCCCTGCTGGCGGAGGTGGACAGactgagggaggagaggagttCAGAGTCTTCAGAGGTAGCAGGGGAAGACCAAGAGTACGTTACCCAGCAACCATGCAGAGGGACAGTCAGCATCACAAACATCCAACTGCCTCTCAAGGTGGAATTTGTCTGCTCCTCAAACAACCGCACAG GTCGGCCAAGTCACTACTTCTTTGTTCTGATCCGTTACGGGCCCTACAACATCGTCGCCACCCCGCTGGCTACGGCTGCTGATGCTCAGAACGGAGACACCATCTCCTTCCAGACTTCTGTCACTCT GAAGGATATTCGCTCAACTTTTGAGATCGATGTGGAAGTTTACAGCCTG TCCCACACTTCACCTATTAACTGCAGCATGGACCGCACCACCACCAAGTCACGG GTAACTCCAAGAAAGCTTCTGAATACCTTAACG AGATCCAGCAACAGTCTGACAT CTGCTGCTCTTCCTGCCATCAATAGTCGTCGCTCCAGTAACTTTTGTCTGGTGGGTTCCCATAAGATCACCTTGGCCTCACTGGGACACAGCAAGTTCCCTCTGGATAAG GtgccttttctttctcctctagAGGGCAACATCTACCTAAAACTGGACAGTGAGAGCCACTCTAATGTGCAGCACCAAGGCTTCCTG ACGATGTTTGAGTTGATCGGTGGGTTTGGTGTGTGGCGTCGTGGATATTTCACCCTGGAGAGATACACTATGTACTACTGGAACCACCCCAATGACAAAGAAACCAAG GAAGCAGAGGGCAGCATCTCTCTGTCCAGCTCCCCCAGTCAGTGTGTCAGGCCTGTCAAGAGGGACTCATGCGCTCGACCTTTCACCTTTGAGCTGGCAAGCAACATCCCGCAGCAGCAGGACGACAGCCAGGAAGCCTTGGCCAA GTGTTGGTTTGCAGCCGACACCAAACAGGAGAGATCAGACTGGATGGAGAAACTCAACCAAGCTCTTTTGGACTTTCACACATGGAACCGAACATCAGCAACCCAAACAGAAAGTCAGCAGGCCAGCGCATCCAGCGGTGGGAACTTGAGAGAGAGCATACTGTAA
- the anln2 gene encoding anillin, actin binding protein 2 isoform X1: MEAAEDNNGGNNNLKRQRAPLSDFEDNLLSPSEMNDGQKRRRLETAGQENCTPKPSSSRRLAEQNMKPDTPMVPSVRSRVQQLTQRQEGGAPLAQRCLSDPGADSPSAIKVFREPLLGEGEFSQRMGRFKVPVFQASPAPTMSPANLCPLTSSNFVSGIQQKLQGIVTSSSKQASVIRQEREQELNQLHFQPISENAWLKRSNSDPSLSQQGRTPPGPSSTPSWVPRSRLRVHWPPMKPGDQVDDDAVMKDGSFTETATSGVEKQSLSTTTGERKPCDFEAPPASVELEPSNEGKLQMDLEEQNTHQGEEFREGKEDRPSVEEQQLWSHQPEAQTVLQLSFSEDQSFSKPPCGEDHNVSELSTGDKQSLLESTRTDESNVNQTSDVSKVTDHNGSEVFSLEDEMIESSHNEEEIEPSTDEELRLWRYPSDKVCKQEESIIAEDQEEGVCTKEEREEYESSRVEKEKGSGAEHHSEPSHVQDGECQMGDVSAETAGCSNTQEDVKPRSKETMKQDKKNTGCPNEDDRYQQSKQIVDSKEEDMELESDRKEEYPFIDVAQAMKETQTGYIKLEGNTEDVAQPKAETEPSEMYRNDGAHTVTAVRASDHKTGEMEMQQEAVNGRQGIVDGLTDEIHKAEGGESLKKVTFILEPKLINGSSLSETNTSMESRRETSMSDAELSSHDETNTAEIIDQMFEEVLEYAERIEDQRGDDEDTEDRDSGIGVSSRDKDKMDTESEKEKSEEEGEAKDEECDESKKLEDELLTFPPSGILSPLSKSVEAVVTPLRLEASQESNPPSLLLTPEETTTPPAESAPLYSIDAYRTQRQSKPTTIQSVTPGVQRRAPEKSRPQPSVNTKEKITALNEEAGKLQTVINQTLQALSCCTDEEHGRGSVEEAVAEKLLLVSCEKRSALLAEVDRLREERSSESSEVAGEDQEYVTQQPCRGTVSITNIQLPLKVEFVCSSNNRTGRPSHYFFVLIRYGPYNIVATPLATAADAQNGDTISFQTSVTLKDIRSTFEIDVEVYSLSHTSPINCSMDRTTTKSRVTPRKLLNTLTRSSNSLTSAALPAINSRRSSNFCLVGSHKITLASLGHSKFPLDKMKLEGKIRRLLGDEFQEKVPFLSPLEGNIYLKLDSESHSNVQHQGFLTMFELIGGFGVWRRGYFTLERYTMYYWNHPNDKETKEAEGSISLSSSPSQCVRPVKRDSCARPFTFELASNIPQQQDDSQEALAKCWFAADTKQERSDWMEKLNQALLDFHTWNRTSATQTESQQASASSGGNLRESIL, from the exons ATGGAAGCTGCCGAGGACAATAATGGTGGCAACAACAACttgaagagacagagagcaccTCTGTCAGACTTTGAAGATAATCTCCTCTCACCATCAG AGATGAATGATGGCCAGAAGCGGCGGCGTCTGGAGACAGCTGGCCAGGAGAACTGTACTCCCAAACCATCCTCCTCTAGACGCCTAGCTGAGCAAAACATGAAGCCAGACACACCGATGGTTCCCTCAGTCCGCTCCCGAGTTCAGCAGCTCACCCAGAGACAAGAGG gaggaGCTCCTCTGGCTCAGCGGTGCCTGTCAGATCCTGGGGCTGATAGCCCATCAGCCATCAAGGTCTTCAGAGAGCCTCTACTTG GTGAGGGAGAGTTTAGTCAACGAATGGGGCGTTTTAAAGTGCCAGTCTTCCAGGCTAGCCCTGCGCCCACAATGAGCCCTGCCAACCTCTGTCCGCTCACCAGCTCTAACTTTGTATCTGGCATTCAGCAGAAACTCCAGGGCATTGTGACATCCAGCTCTAAGCAGGCCTCTGTAATTCGCCAG GAACGGGAGCAGGAGTTGAACCAGTTGCACTTTCAACCAATCAGTGAAAATGCCTGGCTGAAAAGGAGCAACTCTGATCCCTCATTATCTCAG CAGGGAAGGACTCCTCCTGGTCCCTCATCTACCCCCTCCTGGGTTCCTAGATCTAGACTGAGAGTTCATTGGCCTCCCATGAAGCCCGGGGAT CAGGTAGATGATGATGCTGTGATGAAGGATGGCAGCTTCACTGAAACTGCTACATCAGGTGTTGAGAAGCAATCTTTAAGTACAACAACAG GTGAAAGGAAACCTTGTGACTTTGAAGCCCCTCCAGCCTCTGTAGAGCTAGAACCTTCTAATGAAGGGAAGCTGCAAATGGATTTGGAGGAGCAGAATACTCATCAGGGTGAAGAGTTCAGGGAAGGGAAAGAGGACAGACCTTCAGTTGAAGAACAGCAGCTATGGTCCCATCAACCAGAGGCtcagactgtattgcagttgTCCTTTAGTGAGGATCAGAGTTTCTCCAAACCGCCTTGTGGTGAGGATCACAATGTTTCAGAGTTGTCTACCGGTGACAAGCAGAGCTTGCTAGAATCAACTCGTACAGATGAGTCAAATGTGAATCAAACTAGCGACGTTTCCAAGGTAACAGACCATAATGGGTCAGAGGTGTTTTCATTAGAAGATGAAATGATTGAGTCTTCACACAATGAAGAGGAGATTGAGCCCTCGACAGATGAGGAGTTAAGATTGTGGAGATATCCTTCAGACAAAGTGTGCAAGCAGGAAGAGTCTATCATAGCTGAAGACCAGGAGGAAGGTGTATGTACTAAAGAGGAGCGAGAGGAGTATGAATCATCTAGagtggaaaaagagaaaggaagtgGTGCTGAACATCACAGTGAACCCTCTCACGTCCAGGATGGTGAATGTCAAATGGGTGATGTGTCTGCTGAGACTGCTGGGTGCTCTAACACACAGGAAGATGTGAAACCCAGATCAaaagaaacaatgaaacaagacaagaaaaacacaggaTGTCCCAATGAGGATGATCGATATCAACAGTCAAAGCAGATAGTTGAtagtaaagaagaagacatgGAACTGGAGTCTGACAGGAAAGAAGAGTATCCCTTTATAGATGTAGCTCAGGCCatgaaagaaacacagacagggTACATAAAACTTGAAGGAAACACTGAAGATGTAGCACAGCCTAAGGCAGAGACTGAACCATCAGAAATGTATAGAAATGATGGAGCTCATACTGTGACCGCGGTCCGGGCGTCAGATCACAAGACTGGAGAAATGGAGATGCAGCAGGAAGCAGTAAATGGAAGGCAGGGTATTGTAGATGGGCTGACAGATGAAATTCACAAGGCGGAGGGAGGAGAAAGCTTAAAGAAAGTCACGTTTATCTTGGAGCCCAAGCTAATCAATGGCTCAAGCTTGTCTGAGACCAATACCTCCATGGAGTCCAGGAGAGAGACAAGTATGTCAG aTGCTGAACTGAGCTCTCATGATGAGACCAACACGGCTGAAATAATTGACCAGATGTTCGAGGAGGTGCTGGAATATGCTGAAAGGATAGAGGACCAAAGGGGGGATGATGAAGACACAGAGGACCGCGACAGTGGCATTGGTGTTTCCTCTAGAGACAAGGATAAAATGGATACAGAgtcagagaaggagaaaagtgAAGAAGAGGGGGAGGCCAAAGATGAAGAGTGTGATGAGAGCAAGAAGCTTGAAGATGAACTGCTGACTTTCCCTCCCAGTGgcatcctctctcctctcagcaAGTCTGTAGAGGCTGTGGTCACCCCTCTG CGACTAGAAGCCAGCCAGGAGTCCAATCCTCCATCTCTGCTCCTGACTCCAGAAGAGACCACCACCCCTCCTGCTGAATCTGCTCCTCTGTACAG TATTGATGCCTACCGCACACAAAGGCAGAGTAAGCCGACCACCATTCAGAGTGTCACTCCTGGGGTTCAGAGACGAGCTCCAGAGAAGTCCCGACCTCAACCCTCCGTCAACACCAAGGAGAAAATTACG GCTCTAAATGAAGAAGCAGGGAAGCTGCAGACTGTGATCAACCAGACCCTGCAGGCTCTGAGCTGCTGTACTGACGAGGAGCACGGACGAGGCTCAGTGGAGGAGGCTGTGGCTGAAAAACTACTGCTAGTCTCCT gtgagAAACGATCAGCCCTGCTGGCGGAGGTGGACAGactgagggaggagaggagttCAGAGTCTTCAGAGGTAGCAGGGGAAGACCAAGAGTACGTTACCCAGCAACCATGCAGAGGGACAGTCAGCATCACAAACATCCAACTGCCTCTCAAGGTGGAATTTGTCTGCTCCTCAAACAACCGCACAG GTCGGCCAAGTCACTACTTCTTTGTTCTGATCCGTTACGGGCCCTACAACATCGTCGCCACCCCGCTGGCTACGGCTGCTGATGCTCAGAACGGAGACACCATCTCCTTCCAGACTTCTGTCACTCT GAAGGATATTCGCTCAACTTTTGAGATCGATGTGGAAGTTTACAGCCTG TCCCACACTTCACCTATTAACTGCAGCATGGACCGCACCACCACCAAGTCACGG GTAACTCCAAGAAAGCTTCTGAATACCTTAACG AGATCCAGCAACAGTCTGACAT CTGCTGCTCTTCCTGCCATCAATAGTCGTCGCTCCAGTAACTTTTGTCTGGTGGGTTCCCATAAGATCACCTTGGCCTCACTGGGACACAGCAAGTTCCCTCTGGATAAG ATGAAACTTGAAGGCAAAATCAGGAGACTCCTGGGAGATGAATTTCAGGAAAAG GtgccttttctttctcctctagAGGGCAACATCTACCTAAAACTGGACAGTGAGAGCCACTCTAATGTGCAGCACCAAGGCTTCCTG ACGATGTTTGAGTTGATCGGTGGGTTTGGTGTGTGGCGTCGTGGATATTTCACCCTGGAGAGATACACTATGTACTACTGGAACCACCCCAATGACAAAGAAACCAAG GAAGCAGAGGGCAGCATCTCTCTGTCCAGCTCCCCCAGTCAGTGTGTCAGGCCTGTCAAGAGGGACTCATGCGCTCGACCTTTCACCTTTGAGCTGGCAAGCAACATCCCGCAGCAGCAGGACGACAGCCAGGAAGCCTTGGCCAA GTGTTGGTTTGCAGCCGACACCAAACAGGAGAGATCAGACTGGATGGAGAAACTCAACCAAGCTCTTTTGGACTTTCACACATGGAACCGAACATCAGCAACCCAAACAGAAAGTCAGCAGGCCAGCGCATCCAGCGGTGGGAACTTGAGAGAGAGCATACTGTAA